The following is a genomic window from Maridesulfovibrio frigidus DSM 17176.
CATACTAATCTGCTCTCGTTAAATGCAGCCATTGAAGCTGAAAAAGCTGGCCAGTTCGGGCAAGGGTTTTCGGTTGTAGCCCGTGAGATTAGAAGGCTGGCTGATCAGACTGTCATTGCGGCAGAAGATATTGAGCTTATGGTTCGTGATATGCAAACGGCGGTAAGTTCCGGCGTTATGGAAATGGAAAAATTCAACCATGAAGTTCGGGCAAGTGTTGATGAAGTCGAAAAGATGAGTTCAGATCTTGCTTTGATTACTGATAGGGTAAGAGTTCTTAAGCCTAAGTTTGCAGAAGTCTCACATGCAATGGGAGATCAGGCGGACAGTGCTGAACAGATTAATGATGCTATGTCTGACTTAAATGAATCTGCTGTAGGTACCTCAAGCTCGATTGAAGAGTTTAAAAAGACTATAGCCAGCCTAAACTATACTGTGCAAAGCCTGACGGGAGCTGTTGATGGATTCAAGGCAGTAGAGTCAAACGAGAGTATCGACACTGCTGACTCTGAAACTAATGGGTCATCAGAGAGTAAATAGTTTAGAATTAACACAGCTGTCACAATTTTGCCGTAATTGTGACTGTTGTGACAGGTATGGTCCGTTTCAAAAGGAGATCATTGTGTCAATTGATAAAATACTGGTGGTTGAAGATCATCATGATACTATAGAGCTACTGAAATACAATTTGACTTCATCCGGCTTTGAAGTTGTTACGGCAATGGATGGCCTCAAGGGTCTTGCACTGGCTAAAAGTGAGCTTCCTGATCTTATACTATTGGATATTATGCTCCCTGAAATTGACGGTCTTGAGGTCTGCCGCAGACTTAAGCAGGAAGCCCAAACCCAGCATATTCCGGTCGTGATGCTTACCGCTAAGGGTGAAGAGGTCGACAGGGTTGTCGGTCTTGAACTTGGGGTGGATGACTATATTGTTAAGCCGTTCAGCCCGCGTGAATTGGTACTCAGAATCAAGGCTGTGCTAAGACGCAGTGCAGACGTTGAGCCGAAGCGCGCACTAAAGTGGAGTCGTGAGGGCCTTTCTGTTGATTTTGAAGCGCATACTTTGGAATGTGACGGAGAACTTGTTCCTCTAACCGCAACAGAGTTCAAATTGTTTTCTGAACTGTTACAGTACGAAGGAAAGGTCCGCACCCGTGATCATTTGCTTGATACTGTGTGGGATACCCATTTTGAAGGGTATTCGAGAACGGTAGATACGCATATCCGCAGATTGCGGCAGAAGCTTGGGCCTTACGCTGATTTCATCGAAACCGTGCGCGGGGTCGGGTATCGTTTCAAAAGTTAGCTGATTGAAATTTCCGCTAAGTTTTTACACAAAATAAACCCCGCTTGAAATTAAGTTTCAAGCGGGGTTTTATAATTCTTTATCAACTGTCCGGTTTGGATCTATTCAACAGCCTTTTTGCTTTTCAGCAGAGGCTTTTTGATTCCATATTTTGCCAGAACAGCTCTCATGGACTGCGTACTTTCAGCAGATCCTAAGTGTCTTACAAAAACTCTGTACCAAGTTTTTGTGCCGCTTTTTCCCGGTTCAACCGACGCATCCAGTCCATCAGCAAGTAGCTTGCCTTTGAATTCTTCAGCTTTTTGCTCGGTTCCGAAGGAGGCAGCCTGATACAGATAATCGTATACAGGAGGGCCGACTTCGTCAGGATTATCCATTTCTATCAGCGGTTCCGGTTCAGTGTCTTTAGTTGTAACTGCTGATTTAACGGATTCAGTTACAGCTGTTTTAGCTGCGGCCTGCTTTGCAGGAGCCATCTTTTGCACTATGTTCACAGTAGGCTTGCTTTTGGCCTTAGGCTTTTTAGCAGCAACCTTTTCATCTGGTCTTGCTCCGGAAATAGGCTTGATTTTAAGCGAATCCATATAAAGCAATTCTTCAGGCTTCAGTATGCCACCTTTAACTTCACCTGAAGCATTGGAGCTTTGATGTGGCATCATCATTGCCAGTTCGGGGACATCATTTTCAGGCTGATATCCTCTACCGAGCAGAATTCCGAGCACAAAGAACGCGCATAAGGCCAGCACACATCCTGAGCAAAGACCAATTGCTTCCGGCAAAGAAAATGTGAAGGTATAGGTCTTTTCCTGATCAGAACCTGATCCGGGCTTTTTTTTGCGTGTAGCCATTTGCTCACTCCATTTTTATGATAGGCACGGGCCGTATTACATTTTTTCTGGCGCGGAAACTCCAAGCAGCGCTAGGCCGTTTTCAAGAGTTTTTGCAACAGCTTTAAGCAGGATCAACCTTGCCGCAATAATATCTTTTTCTGCGGAAAGGATGTGATGCATAGAGTAAAATCTATGCAACGCATTTGCAAGGTCTCTTAAGTAATAACTGATGGTATGCGGGGTCATGTATTCTCCGGCACTTTCCACCACGTCATTAAACTGATCCATAAGCTTGATTAGACTTAGCTCTTCAGCGTTGCCTAGCAAGCTAAGAAGCTCAGGAGTTGAAGCTTCTACTTCGATACCCGCTTCAGCTGCTTTCTGGATTACGGAGCAGATGCGTGCGTGTGCATACTGAACGTAATATACTGGGTTTTCCATGGTTTTCTGTTTGACCAGATCGAGGTCAAAGTCGAGGTGACTATCGCTTTTGCGAGACAGAAACATGAAACGTGAAGCGTCGCGGCCAACTTCATTGACTACGTCTTCAAGAGTCTCAAATTTTCCGGCGCGGGTAGACATTGCAATCTGTTCTCCGCCGCGCAGCAAGTTAACAAGCTGTACGAGGATAACATCAAGCTGCCCTTTTTTGCCGAGAGCTTCAACAGCCGCTTGCATGCGTGGGATGTAGCCGTGATGGTCTGCGCCCCAGATGTCTACTACGGTGTCGAATCCGCGTTTGTATTTATTATCATGGTAGGAGATATCTGATGCAAAATAGGTCAGGTCTCCGTTAGATTTACGAAGCACGCGGTCTTTGTCATCTCCGAGATCGGTAGACTTGAACCAAAGTGCTCCGTCTTTTTCGTAAGCCATACCGCGAGCTTTAAGGTCGGCAAAAGTTTCATCAACTTTACCAGTCTCAACAAGGCTCTTTTCGGAAAACCATACATCGTGGCGAACATCGAAAGCAGCAAGGTCTTTCTTGATGCCTTCAAGAATCTGGTTCATCCCGTATTCACGGCAAATTGCAACTGAATCAGCTTCTTCCATCTCAAGGATAGTCGGATTAAGCGCCAGTACTTCTTTTGCGATGTCGGTGATGTAATCGCCTTTGTAGAAATCTTCAGGATCGACAATGTCGCGCCCTTCAGACTGCTGTAATCTTACCCAAATGGAATTACCAAGGATAAGCATCTGGCGGCCTGCGTCGTTGACGTAGTATTCCGCTTCAACTTCGTGCCCTGTGAACTCAAGGATACGAACAAGACAGTCGCCGAGTGCAGCTCCGCGTCCATGACCGATATGCAGAGGTCCTGTAGGGTTGGCAGAAACGTATTCTACTTGAACCTTTTTGCCTTTGCCCATTTCAGAACGACCATAATCATCACCTTTTGCGATAACTTCTGGAATCATGTTCTGCCAGAACGAGTTGGAAAAGGTGAAGTTCAGGAAGCCGGGTCCTGCAATGTCTACTTTTTCAATATATGGATCGTTGTCCAACTGGGCCTTAATTTCTTCAGCGATGGCGCGCGGATTCATTTTTGCCTGCTTTGAGAGCATCATGGCAATATTTGCGGACATGTCACCGAAGTTTTTATCTCTTGGAGGCTCGAGGGTGGCTTTTTCAGGCCATTCCCAGCCTTTGCTTTCAAGAATAGAACCGAGGACGTTATGAAGATGAAGTTTAGCTTTCATTTTGGATTAAAAATCTCCTTATCTAGATATGAAGAACGGCTTATCATCTTTCGCCGTACCTTCCAAGTGCATAAAAGGGCTCGTTGGCGGTAGAGTACCGCTTAAGTCGCTTTCATATTTGCGTGAAAAATGTAAATCTCTTGTGCATATCTTTTTGTTACTTTTGATATCGATTCGGCAGTGTTTGTAATAATTGAATCAACCTTCAGCGTTATGGGAAAACATTTTTCCATACCAAGGTGAGTTTATGAGCAGAACTATTGCGCTTTTAACTGATTTTGGACTCGATGATCCTTACGTCGGCCAAATGAAAGGAATTCTTGCAGCGAAAGCTCCGAATTCCAAAATTATAGATGTCAGTCACGGGGTTGAGCCATTTTGTATTTCGCAAGGCTCTTTTTTTCTTGCGGCTGCTCTTAAACATTTTCCATCAAACACTGTATTTGTTGCTGTAGTTGACCCCGGGGTTGGAAGCGGGCGCAGAATAATTGGAATTGAACTTGGTGGTCACACGATTCTCGCTCCTGATAACGGTATAATTGAACTTGCCGAGGCCAATTCTTGCGGGTCGATGATAGTGACCGATTTAAGTGAAACTCCATGCAGCATCACGTGCTCTTCTACTTTTCACGGACGTGATATCTTTGCGCCATTAGCAGCTGAACTTGCTTGCGGAGCATCGCTGGGGTCACTTGGCCCGAAACTACCATTACGTGATGTCGTTAGAACGGGGCTTAAAAAGCCGTTATGGATGGAGCATGGAGTTGAAGCTGTTGTTTTGCACAGTGACAGGTTTGGCAATCTGGTGCTGAATATTCCGGACAGTCAAATCATGCCCGAAAGAATGTCCATGCCAGAGCGGACAGTAGCTTCAGAGTTAGATTGCTTGTCGCCTAGAGGAGCTGAAGCGCGCGCAGGTTGCGTCAGGCGGGTATCATGTTACGCAGAATTGCAGTCTGGAGCTGTCGGCCTGATCGCCGGAAGCCAAGGTTTTTACGAGCTTGCACTATATCAGGGATCTGTTTCGGATAAGCTCGGATACAAAGCTGGAGATTCCATCCGTTTGAACTGGAGTGTTTAGTTGGTGTATTAAGAATGCCTCCGGCGGTTTGACCCCTTTTGGTAAAAGGGGTCAAAACTCCCAAACTTTTTGGATGGTTGGGCTGAAGATGTTTTATTAGTTGGTGTTATGTATGGTTGTATTTAAGAAATTTTAAGGGTTATATTTGATATGAGAGATTTTTTTATTACGCTTGGTTTCATGACTCGAATCGGGCCTGTGCTTGATATCGAAGCTGAGGATTTAGCGCGCACAGTTAAGTGGATGCCACTTTGTGGACTTGTGCTTGGCGGTTTGATTGTGCTGCCTTTTTATCTTGGTTTGTTTGCTGGTAAATTCTGGGTGCAGGCATGGCTCACCGTTGCTGCGTCTGTTTATCTTACACGTGGGCTGCATTTTGATGGCATAGCAGACATTGCCGACGGGGCAGGTCCATATCCTGATCCTGTGAAGTTTTGGCGCATCATTAAGGATAGCTGTTCCGGTGTATTTGGGGTTCTTGCTGTAGCTCTTTTGCTGATGGGGCAGGTGTTCTGCTTTTATTATATTTATGAAGCGGGGGCTTATGGCGCGGCTGTCTGGGTTTTTGTCTTGGGTAGACTGGGATGTGCTATCATGTGTAGAGTGGGCAAGCCCTTTGCGAGAACGGGACAAGGTGTTCTTTTCATGAATGGTGCAGATAATTTATCTTTGATCTCTGCGTTTCTTGCTACGGCAATTATAGGGTTTATTCTCGTTGATATTAAGATGCAGTTGTTAAGTTATATATTTGCGGGTATTTGTATTTTGTTTTTATATAGACTTGCGAGAAAGGTCGCAGGGGCTAACGGAGATTTTTTGGGCGGAGCAGTCGTATTGACTGAAATGGCGGCTTTGCTCGCATTTACTGCTTAATTTTACGTTGTAATTAGCGTTATTTGGAATTGAGATGTATATGTTACGATGCTTTGGATGGGATGTTTGGATTGCGATGCTTTTTGTATGTCACTATGCTGGATATTATTTTTCAATAGATTGAGGAAAACGTATGAATGATTTGCCTACACTTAAAAAGTTCGGAGAACAGCTGGATATTCTCAAGCAGTTTTCAGAGCAGGGTGAAGTGAAAAAAGCCGGAGCTTTGGCGCAGTCTATTTTTGAAAACTATGTCTTCGTCAGGGATATGTTTCTTCGTCAGGAAGACAGACTTCTTGCCGCCGAAGATTCCCTTTCAGATAGTGAACTTAAAGCTGAAAAGCTTGAGGTTAGCTTAACGCAGGCGCTCAGTTCCTACAGTTCAGATTTCGAATTATTTGGCAAGTTCTGCCGCGCATTGGATCATGTGAATACTCTTAAGAATATTGCAGATTTG
Proteins encoded in this region:
- a CDS encoding response regulator translates to MSIDKILVVEDHHDTIELLKYNLTSSGFEVVTAMDGLKGLALAKSELPDLILLDIMLPEIDGLEVCRRLKQEAQTQHIPVVMLTAKGEEVDRVVGLELGVDDYIVKPFSPRELVLRIKAVLRRSADVEPKRALKWSREGLSVDFEAHTLECDGELVPLTATEFKLFSELLQYEGKVRTRDHLLDTVWDTHFEGYSRTVDTHIRRLRQKLGPYADFIETVRGVGYRFKS
- a CDS encoding adenosylcobinamide-GDP ribazoletransferase; this translates as MRDFFITLGFMTRIGPVLDIEAEDLARTVKWMPLCGLVLGGLIVLPFYLGLFAGKFWVQAWLTVAASVYLTRGLHFDGIADIADGAGPYPDPVKFWRIIKDSCSGVFGVLAVALLLMGQVFCFYYIYEAGAYGAAVWVFVLGRLGCAIMCRVGKPFARTGQGVLFMNGADNLSLISAFLATAIIGFILVDIKMQLLSYIFAGICILFLYRLARKVAGANGDFLGGAVVLTEMAALLAFTA
- a CDS encoding SAM hydrolase/SAM-dependent halogenase family protein; the protein is MSRTIALLTDFGLDDPYVGQMKGILAAKAPNSKIIDVSHGVEPFCISQGSFFLAAALKHFPSNTVFVAVVDPGVGSGRRIIGIELGGHTILAPDNGIIELAEANSCGSMIVTDLSETPCSITCSSTFHGRDIFAPLAAELACGASLGSLGPKLPLRDVVRTGLKKPLWMEHGVEAVVLHSDRFGNLVLNIPDSQIMPERMSMPERTVASELDCLSPRGAEARAGCVRRVSCYAELQSGAVGLIAGSQGFYELALYQGSVSDKLGYKAGDSIRLNWSV
- the argS gene encoding arginine--tRNA ligase, translating into MKAKLHLHNVLGSILESKGWEWPEKATLEPPRDKNFGDMSANIAMMLSKQAKMNPRAIAEEIKAQLDNDPYIEKVDIAGPGFLNFTFSNSFWQNMIPEVIAKGDDYGRSEMGKGKKVQVEYVSANPTGPLHIGHGRGAALGDCLVRILEFTGHEVEAEYYVNDAGRQMLILGNSIWVRLQQSEGRDIVDPEDFYKGDYITDIAKEVLALNPTILEMEEADSVAICREYGMNQILEGIKKDLAAFDVRHDVWFSEKSLVETGKVDETFADLKARGMAYEKDGALWFKSTDLGDDKDRVLRKSNGDLTYFASDISYHDNKYKRGFDTVVDIWGADHHGYIPRMQAAVEALGKKGQLDVILVQLVNLLRGGEQIAMSTRAGKFETLEDVVNEVGRDASRFMFLSRKSDSHLDFDLDLVKQKTMENPVYYVQYAHARICSVIQKAAEAGIEVEASTPELLSLLGNAEELSLIKLMDQFNDVVESAGEYMTPHTISYYLRDLANALHRFYSMHHILSAEKDIIAARLILLKAVAKTLENGLALLGVSAPEKM
- a CDS encoding SPOR domain-containing protein: MATRKKKPGSGSDQEKTYTFTFSLPEAIGLCSGCVLALCAFFVLGILLGRGYQPENDVPELAMMMPHQSSNASGEVKGGILKPEELLYMDSLKIKPISGARPDEKVAAKKPKAKSKPTVNIVQKMAPAKQAAAKTAVTESVKSAVTTKDTEPEPLIEMDNPDEVGPPVYDYLYQAASFGTEQKAEEFKGKLLADGLDASVEPGKSGTKTWYRVFVRHLGSAESTQSMRAVLAKYGIKKPLLKSKKAVE